A segment of the Cinclus cinclus chromosome 3, bCinCin1.1, whole genome shotgun sequence genome:
CAGCtaggggaagggggggggaaTAACATTTAGAGATGCTGGATTACTTATTCGCATAAATGAGGAATTAGTAACAGGAGACTTCTCACCAGTGTGGAAGCGACACctacaaaacaaacccccaagACACAGGACAGTGCAGTGACCATTCCCGAGGGCAGGCGATCGGAGTTGCGGATTCCCGATCCTCACCTCTTCTGTAGCATCCTTATTTCTCTtgaattcctccctggcccagTCCTTCAAGTAGCGGCGATCCTGCTCAGCAGGGACCTCCCGGATAGCCCGCAGGATCTTGCGGTACAGCTGAAGGACCTGCTGCCGCCTCAGGAACTGGCAAGGAGACAGGGAGGTCTGCCCGCTGCCCCACGACAGTGCTGCGAGCTGCACCCCCGGCGTTTTGCATCGACGGATAGTTAAACAAGCGCCGAGCTCCCCGTCGTTTCTACAAGACGCTGCCGgcccgaccccccccccccccggcccgcccGTACCTGCCTGAGGGTGAGCGCGCCCGGCGGGAGGCGCCCGGCCGCCATGGCGCGGCTCCGcccctccccctgccccgcCACGGGGCCGCCCAGCCCGCCCCGCGCGGGCGGGGCCACGGCCGCCATTTCCTGCCTCGTCC
Coding sequences within it:
- the LYRM2 gene encoding LYR motif-containing protein 2 isoform X2, translating into MAAGRLPPGALTLRQFLRRQQVLQLYRKILRAIREVPAEQDRRYLKDWAREEFKRNKDATEEDAIRMMITQGNMQLQELQRTLRLAKS
- the LYRM2 gene encoding LYR motif-containing protein 2 isoform X1, with the protein product MAAGRLPPGALTLRQLAALSWGSGQTSLSPCQFLRRQQVLQLYRKILRAIREVPAEQDRRYLKDWAREEFKRNKDATEEDAIRMMITQGNMQLQELQRTLRLAKS